A single genomic interval of Musa acuminata AAA Group cultivar baxijiao chromosome BXJ3-4, Cavendish_Baxijiao_AAA, whole genome shotgun sequence harbors:
- the LOC135635684 gene encoding protein PYRICULARIA ORYZAE RESISTANCE 21-like — protein MAEIATVIIKVDLQCCTCSRKIKKALCKLQKRFNIQSIVFDEKKNTVTVSGPFNPQCFIEKLRCLACKVIKDVQIKPPPPPPTTPKPPQPPPPPPPEQKPPVCVCRPPVCVCPPPVCVCRPPVCVCPPPVCVCRPPVWPACCKQPCPCFEPRQGCRRCCTCGWICDVPSLPPCRPIPLPLPEAVVRPPMCGFPPTGWPVCCKQPCPCFDPRQGCRRCCTCGWVCDGPPSSAACRPGCEVGGCKIIVGQEPCQSCSIM, from the exons ATGGCCGAg ATAGCCACGGTAATTATCAAGGTTGACCTGCAGTGCTGCACCTGCTCCAGGAAGATCAAGAAAGCTCTGTGCAAGCTCCAAA AACGGTTCAACATCCAATCAATCGTCTTTGACGAGAAGAAGAACACCGTCACAGTCTCCGGCCCCTTCAACCCTCAGTGCTTCATCGAGAAGCTTCGCTGCCTCGCATGCAAGGTGATCAAAGACGTCCAGATCAaaccgccgcctccgccgccgacgACGCCGAAGCCACcgcagccgccgccgccaccgccgcctgaGCAGAAGCCACCCGTGTGTGTTTGCCGGCCACCCGTGTGTGTTTGCCCGCCACCCGTGTGTGTTTGCCGGCCACCCGTGTGTGTTTGCCCGCCACCCGTGTGTGTTTGCCGGCCCCCGGTGTGGCCCGCCTGCTGCAAACAGCCGTGCCCCTGCTTCGAGCCGCGCCAAGGGTGCCGCCGCTGCTGCACCTGCGGCTGGATCTGCGACGTCCCGTCATTGCCACCATGTAGGCCCATTCCACTCCCGTTGCCGGAGGCCGTGGTGAGGCCGCCCATGTGTGGTTTCCCGCCCACGGGGTGGCCCGTCTGCTGCAAACAGCCGTGCCCCTGCTTCGATCCGCGCCAAGGGTGCCGCCGCTGCTGCACCTGCGGCTGGGTCTGCGACGGCCCCCCGTCGTCCGCCGCCTGCCGTCCCGGTTGCGAGGTTGGCGGCTGCAAGATCATCGTCGGGCAGGAGCCTTGTCAGTCCTGCTCTATTATGTAA